TTTAAAGCCATGATATTTCCAAACCGTATAATCTTAATTTACCCATTATCTACCTAAAAATTAGGAATTTGCGATAAATTTTAGTAATGCGTATTGCGTATGGCAGCTTTTTCCAGTTCGAGTAATCTGCCACTGATCTAAAATAGGTAAAGTATCCGACTCAATATATACCTGACCACCAGTCGTTAAACAATGGGGTATAGTATCCAATAACCGAGGCAACATATTTGCGCCGAAAGGGGGATCGAGAAAGACCACGTCAAACCGTCTTGATTCCTGTTTTATGTGCAGCAAAGCATCGCCCATAACGATTTCTACATTTTTGGCTTCTAACTCCCGTTTACTATCATTCAGGTATTTTACAGCTTGAGCATTACGCTCAACCATTAATACGTAATCTGCACCACGAGAGGCAGCTTCGAAACCGAGTGCGCCGCTACCCGCAAAAAGATCGAGACAACAATAACCTCTCAATGATCCTAACCAATTGAATAACGTCTCGCGCGTTCTATCTGACGTGGGATGTAGTCCATCACAATCTGGAAAACGTAACAACCGATGTCGATATTGTCCGGCGATAATTCGAACTTGGTTTTTTGAGCGATGCATCGCGTATTATCCAAACAAACGCCTGATGGATCTACTTGGTTAGCCAAAAAAACGGCGCAACTTATCCATAAAGGAACGCGTTAGGGGATTTTGGTTATCTTTTACGCCTTGAGAAATGGCTTCGAATTCCTCAAGAAGTGCTCTTTGCCGCTCCGTCAATTTAATAGGTGTCTCCAGTACAACATGACACAGCAAATCGCCCTGTTGACCACCATTTATTGCTTTAATCCCTTTGTTGCGTAGTCTGAAAATTTTTCCAGATTGCGTCTCGGGAGGTATTTTCATTTTAGCAAGACCATCTAGAGTCGGCATTTCAATTTCGCCGCCTAGCGCTGCTACCGTAAAAGAAATAGGCATTGTACAGTGCAAATCAATACCGTCTCGCTCAAAAATGCTATGTGGCTTGATATGAATAAATACATATAAGTCACCTGCACCACCACCTCTTGCACCATGCTCTCCCTTGCCAGAAAGCCTGATACGCACACCATTATCAACCCCAGCTGGTACCTTCACATTGAACGTGTAATCTTTCTTTTGTAGTCCACTACCGCGACAAGCCGAACAAAACTCTTTAATGGTCTTACCTGTACCGTGACAAGCTGGACAAGTTTGTTGAATAGAAAAAAATCCCTGCGACATACGTATCTGTCCATGCCCATGACAATGTGAACAAGTTACTGGCGAGGTACCTGGTTTTGCGCCGCTACCCTGACAAGTTTTACAAGTCTCACTACCTGCAATATGCAAGGCTTTCTCGCAGCCCTTCGCTGCTTCTTCTAGAGATATTTCTAGGTCATAACGCAAGTCATTTCCGCGTTGTGCATGTGCATTTCCGCCTGTACTGCGACCGCCAAAAATATCGCCAAAAATATCGCCGAATACATCTGAGAAATGACCAAACCCCGCTGACGCATTTTGGTCAAGGCCAGCTTGCCCAAATTGATCGTAAGCAGAGCGTTTTTGAGGGTCAGAGAGTATTTCATAAGCCTCTTTAATGCCCTTGAATTTTTCTTCTGCTTTTTTGTCATTAGGGTTGCGGTCAGGATGATATTTCATCGCGAGCCGTCGATATGCTTTCTTGATTTCTTCGTCCGATGCGCTGGAAGTTAAACCAAGCTCCTCATAGTAGTTCGGTTTTGCCATGTTGTACTCTGTTGTTAAAATGGGAACGCATCACCCTATGTGGTGGCGATATTAGCAACTTACAAGATAAAATAGACCTATTTTAATTAAATTTGATAGAATGTTGCTGATGTATTGAGACTTTAAAAGGTGGTGGTTTGGAAGCCTTGTGTGTTGCTAAGCAAGTAAGTATATTTTACCAGAATAGACTTCACCTTTCTTGTAACTATTCCAGTCTCTGATAATACTACATGGTAGGCTAGTTGCCTTATACAAGATTTATAACATAAACTAAAAAAATCGGAGTTCTTAATGTCGCAACCCGTCCGACTTGATCATTCGCTAGAACAACGTCATGTCACGATGATGGCTATTGCAGGCGTCATTGGCGCTGGTTTATTTGTCGCATCCGGTCACATCATCAATATGGCAGGTCCGGCAGCATTAATTGCCTATATTATGGCAGGTGGCTTAGCTACGATCATTACACGCATGCTCGGTGAAATGGCTTTTGCATCGCCTGATACAGGCTCTTTTTCTGTCTATGCTGAACGCGCCATTGGTCCTTGGGCAGGCTTCACCATAGGATGGCTATATTGGTGGACATGGGTAATGGTATTACCCATGGAAACAAATATTGCTGGTATCATTCTTCACGCTTGGTTTCCAGCTATTCCAGTTTGGATTATGGTATTAGCTATCACGCTATTTTTAACAGCAACGAACCTGTTAAATGTCAAAAATTATGGCGAATTTGAATTTTGGTTTGCGCTCATTAAAGTAGTTGCCATTATCACGTTCTTAGTATTAGGCTTTAGTGCCATGATCAACATTTGGCCTTATGGCAACGTATCAGGCATAGCACAGTTAACTGCTAAGGGAGGCTTCATGCCAAATGGCTTTGGTGCAGTTATTTTAGCCATGTTCAGTACGATCTTTGCTTTCATCGGTACCGAGATTGCGGCGATTGCGGCAGCAGAATCAAAAAATCCCGCTAAGCAAATTGCGATGGCGAGTCGATCTATTATATGGCGGATTTTTATTCTCTATGTCGGCTCAATGACCGTAATTGTCTCGCTTATTCCTTGGAATGACCCAAACCTCATAACCATTGGACCATTTCGCTATGTGTTAGAACGCATGGATATTCCTTATGCGGGTTTCTTTATTGACGCTATCGTTTTAACAGCGGTATTAAGCTGCTTTAACTCAGGGCTTTATACAGCATCCCGTATGTTGTTTTCTTTAAGTACAAGGGGTCACGCACCCATTGCAATGCGGTTGGTTGCTCGAAATGGTTCGCCTCAGTTTGCCGTTATAGCATCCAGTCTTGTCGGCTTCATCGCTGTTATTGCAAACTACGCAGCTCCCGAAGCAGTTTTTGGTTTTCTCATGAGTACAACAGGCGCTACGATTCTCTTAATGTACATTGTGATTGCTGTCTCGCAACTAAGAATGCGTCGTCAATTAGAAGCAGCAAACCAGCCTATTGGCTTAAAAACTTGGTTTTATCCGTG
This genomic stretch from Neisseriales bacterium harbors:
- a CDS encoding amino acid permease; translated protein: MSQPVRLDHSLEQRHVTMMAIAGVIGAGLFVASGHIINMAGPAALIAYIMAGGLATIITRMLGEMAFASPDTGSFSVYAERAIGPWAGFTIGWLYWWTWVMVLPMETNIAGIILHAWFPAIPVWIMVLAITLFLTATNLLNVKNYGEFEFWFALIKVVAIITFLVLGFSAMINIWPYGNVSGIAQLTAKGGFMPNGFGAVILAMFSTIFAFIGTEIAAIAAAESKNPAKQIAMASRSIIWRIFILYVGSMTVIVSLIPWNDPNLITIGPFRYVLERMDIPYAGFFIDAIVLTAVLSCFNSGLYTASRMLFSLSTRGHAPIAMRLVARNGSPQFAVIASSLVGFIAVIANYAAPEAVFGFLMSTTGATILLMYIVIAVSQLRMRRQLEAANQPIGLKTWFYPWLTWATIFCMIAITLMMLIREETRSAVISTTLLGFIIVGIALFIQHRNHQRS
- the rsmD gene encoding 16S rRNA (guanine(966)-N(2))-methyltransferase RsmD — encoded protein: MHRSKNQVRIIAGQYRHRLLRFPDCDGLHPTSDRTRETLFNWLGSLRGYCCLDLFAGSGALGFEAASRGADYVLMVERNAQAVKYLNDSKRELEAKNVEIVMGDALLHIKQESRRFDVVFLDPPFGANMLPRLLDTIPHCLTTGGQVYIESDTLPILDQWQITRTGKSCHTQYALLKFIANS
- the dnaJ gene encoding molecular chaperone DnaJ, with product MAKPNYYEELGLTSSASDEEIKKAYRRLAMKYHPDRNPNDKKAEEKFKGIKEAYEILSDPQKRSAYDQFGQAGLDQNASAGFGHFSDVFGDIFGDIFGGRSTGGNAHAQRGNDLRYDLEISLEEAAKGCEKALHIAGSETCKTCQGSGAKPGTSPVTCSHCHGHGQIRMSQGFFSIQQTCPACHGTGKTIKEFCSACRGSGLQKKDYTFNVKVPAGVDNGVRIRLSGKGEHGARGGGAGDLYVFIHIKPHSIFERDGIDLHCTMPISFTVAALGGEIEMPTLDGLAKMKIPPETQSGKIFRLRNKGIKAINGGQQGDLLCHVVLETPIKLTERQRALLEEFEAISQGVKDNQNPLTRSFMDKLRRFFG